The sequence AGCAGTGTATGATTTGTGTGGGAAGATTTTAATCCAAACTTTACCACCACGTTTCATGTAACGAGTCATGGCGATACGAGCAGCTTCGATTTGGCGGTTAGTGATCCAGTGGCTAGTTGTAGCTTGAAGACCGTATTCACCGAATGCTACTTCTTTTCCACCTTTTGCTTCACCGCGCATTTTTCCACGGAATTCACGACGGTGTTTAACACGTTTAGGTACTAACATTGGTTATTTACCTCCTTTAGTGTTTTTACGAGCTGGAAGAACTTCACCACGGTAGATCCATACTTTAACACCAAGTTTACCGTATGTAGTATCTGCTTCTTCCCAAGCGTAATCGATATCTGCACGAAGTGTGTGAAGTGGAACAGTTCCTTCAGAGTATCCTTCAGCACGGGCAATATCTGCACCGTTCAAACGACCTGATACTTG comes from Streptococcus oralis and encodes:
- the rplP gene encoding 50S ribosomal protein L16, which encodes MLVPKRVKHRREFRGKMRGEAKGGKEVAFGEYGLQATTSHWITNRQIEAARIAMTRYMKRGGKVWIKIFPHKSYTAKAIGVRMGSGKGAPEGWVAPVKRGKVMFEIAGVSEEIAREALRLASHKLPVKCKFVKREAE